A genome region from Kaistia algarum includes the following:
- the secY gene encoding preprotein translocase subunit SecY: MASAAEQLAANLNFGAFAKADALKKRIWFTLGALLVYRLGTYIPLPGINPEALASAFNNQQSGILGLFNMFSGGAVGRMAIFALGIMPYISASIIIQLMTSIVPSLDALKKEGEAGRKIINQYTRYGTVLLAVVQAYGISVGLEGGTNIVIDPGLFFRITTVLTLTGGTMFLMWLGEQITSRGIGNGISLIIFAGIVANLPHALASILELGRQGAIATWVILLVAVVAVAAIGFIVYMERAQRRLVIQYPKRQVGNRMFQGESSHLPLKLNTSGVIPPIFASSLLLLPATVANFTAGQGPSWFNTVVALLGHGTILYMLLYAAMIVFFSFFYTAIVFNPVDTADNLKKHGGFVPGIRPGQRTAEYIDYVLTRITVLGAVYLVIVCLLPEFLISATHVPFYFGGTSLLIVVNVTMDTVSQVQGHLLAHQYEGLVKKAKLKGKRR, from the coding sequence ATGGCATCTGCGGCTGAACAACTTGCGGCCAATCTGAATTTCGGCGCGTTCGCCAAGGCCGATGCACTCAAGAAGCGCATCTGGTTTACGTTGGGCGCGCTTCTGGTCTATCGGCTTGGAACTTATATTCCGCTGCCGGGGATCAATCCCGAGGCGCTCGCGAGTGCCTTCAACAATCAGCAATCGGGCATTCTCGGCCTGTTCAACATGTTTTCCGGCGGTGCCGTCGGACGCATGGCGATCTTCGCGCTCGGCATCATGCCGTATATCTCGGCCTCGATCATCATCCAGCTGATGACTTCGATCGTGCCGTCGCTCGACGCTCTCAAGAAAGAGGGCGAGGCGGGCCGCAAGATCATCAATCAGTATACGCGCTACGGAACGGTGCTTCTCGCCGTGGTCCAGGCTTACGGCATCTCGGTCGGGCTTGAGGGCGGCACGAATATCGTCATCGATCCGGGCCTGTTCTTCCGCATCACCACCGTGCTGACGCTCACCGGCGGCACGATGTTCCTGATGTGGCTCGGCGAGCAGATCACGTCGCGTGGCATCGGCAACGGCATTTCGCTGATCATCTTCGCGGGTATCGTCGCCAACCTGCCGCATGCGCTGGCCAGCATTCTCGAACTCGGCCGTCAGGGTGCCATCGCGACCTGGGTTATCCTGCTGGTGGCGGTTGTCGCCGTCGCCGCGATCGGCTTCATCGTCTATATGGAGCGGGCGCAGCGTCGCCTGGTCATCCAGTATCCGAAGCGCCAGGTCGGCAACCGGATGTTCCAGGGCGAATCATCGCACCTGCCGCTGAAGCTCAACACGTCGGGCGTCATCCCGCCGATCTTTGCTTCCTCCTTGCTGCTGCTGCCGGCGACGGTTGCCAATTTCACGGCAGGGCAGGGACCGAGCTGGTTCAACACGGTTGTAGCGCTGCTGGGCCACGGCACGATTCTCTATATGCTGCTCTATGCGGCGATGATCGTGTTCTTCTCGTTCTTCTACACGGCGATCGTGTTCAATCCGGTCGATACCGCCGACAATCTGAAGAAGCATGGCGGCTTCGTCCCGGGCATCCGCCCTGGGCAGAGAACGGCCGAGTATATCGACTACGTGCTGACGCGTATCACCGTTCTCGGCGCGGTTTACCTGGTAATCGTCTGTCTGCTGCCGGAATTCCTGATCTCGGCTACGCACGTTCCCTTCTATTTCGGCGGCACGTCGCTCCTCATTGTCGTCAATGTGACGATGGACACTGTGTCACAGGTGCAAGGCCACCTGCTCGCGCATCAATATGAAGGGCTCGTGAAGAAAGCCAAGCTTAAGGGGAAGAGGCGATGA
- a CDS encoding adenylate kinase — MRLILLGPPGAGKGTQSARIVERFGIPQLSTGDMLRAAVKAGTPVGLRAKAIMDAGNLVSDEVVIGIVAERIEEADARKGFILDGFPRTIAQADALEAMLAKKGLTLDVVVELKVDRAILIDRIVKRAEETKARGEAVRKDDDPEVFKTRLAAYDRDTAAIAPYYKGRGRLIEIDGMRPIDEVWQEVEKTLQRLDETVATR; from the coding sequence ATGAGGCTGATACTGCTCGGACCGCCGGGGGCCGGCAAGGGCACGCAGTCGGCACGTATCGTCGAAAGGTTCGGTATTCCGCAGCTCTCCACCGGCGATATGCTTCGCGCAGCAGTGAAGGCGGGAACGCCGGTAGGGCTTCGGGCGAAGGCGATCATGGATGCCGGGAACCTCGTTTCCGACGAGGTGGTGATCGGCATCGTTGCGGAGCGGATCGAGGAAGCGGACGCCCGCAAGGGCTTCATTCTCGACGGGTTTCCCAGAACAATCGCCCAGGCTGACGCGCTTGAGGCGATGTTGGCGAAGAAGGGCCTGACGCTTGACGTTGTCGTTGAGCTGAAGGTGGATCGCGCCATCCTCATCGATCGTATCGTCAAGCGCGCCGAGGAGACGAAGGCGCGCGGCGAGGCGGTTCGCAAGGATGATGATCCGGAAGTCTTCAAGACACGGCTTGCTGCCTATGATCGCGATACCGCGGCGATTGCTCCTTATTACAAGGGTCGTGGCCGTTTGATCGAGATCGATGGCATGCGGCCGATCGATGAAGTCTGGCAGGAGGTCGAAAAGACACTCCAGCGTCTTGACGAAACGGTCGCTACCCGATAA
- the rpsM gene encoding 30S ribosomal protein S13, producing MARIAGVNIPTNKRVIIALQYIHGIGARNAQDIITRTGIDPSRRVNELSDAEVLQIREAIDRDFVVEGDLRREVAMNIKRLMDLGCYRGLRHRRGLPVRGQRTHTNARTRKGPAKPIAGKKK from the coding sequence GTGGCCCGTATCGCAGGCGTCAATATCCCGACGAACAAGCGCGTGATCATCGCGCTTCAGTATATTCACGGCATCGGCGCGAGGAACGCGCAGGACATCATCACCCGGACGGGCATCGATCCGTCGCGTCGCGTGAACGAGCTCTCGGACGCCGAGGTGCTGCAGATCCGCGAGGCTATCGATCGCGACTTCGTCGTGGAAGGTGATCTTCGCCGCGAAGTCGCAATGAACATCAAGCGTCTGATGGATCTGGGCTGCTATCGCGGCCTCCGCCATCGTCGCGGTCTGCCGGTTCGCGGCCAGCGCACGCATACCAATGCGCGCACCCGCAAGGGTCCGGCCAAGCCGATCGCCGGCAAGAAGAAGTAA
- the rpsK gene encoding 30S ribosomal protein S11 — protein sequence MAKDTTRVRRRERKNISSGVAHVNSTFNNTMITITDAQGNTISWSSAGMMGFKGSRKSTPYAAQMAAEDASKKAAEHGMKTLEVEVSGPGSGRESALRALQAAGFTITSIRDVTPIAHNGCRPRKRRRV from the coding sequence ATGGCTAAGGACACGACGCGCGTACGTCGCCGCGAGCGCAAGAACATTTCGTCGGGCGTAGCGCATGTGAACTCGACCTTCAACAACACGATGATCACCATCACGGACGCGCAGGGAAATACGATTTCCTGGTCGTCGGCCGGCATGATGGGCTTCAAGGGTTCGCGCAAGTCGACCCCGTATGCGGCGCAGATGGCCGCGGAGGACGCCAGCAAGAAGGCGGCCGAGCACGGGATGAAGACGCTTGAGGTGGAGGTTTCCGGTCCGGGTTCGGGCCGTGAGTCGGCGCTCCGCGCGCTGCAGGCTGCGGGCTTCACGATCACCTCGATCCGGGATGTCACGCCGATCGCGCACAATGGCTGCCGGCCGCGCAAGCGCCGCCGCGTCTGA
- a CDS encoding DNA-directed RNA polymerase subunit alpha — MVIHKNWQELIKPNKLEVSPGSDPKRLATVVAEPLERGFGLTLGNALRRVLLSSLQGAAVTAVQIDGVLHEFSSIAGVREDVTDIILNIKEIAIKMQGDGPKRMVVRKQGPGVVTAGDIQTVGDIEVLNPELVICTLDEGAEIRMEFTVNTGKGYVPADRNRPEDAPIGLMAVDSIYSPVKKVSYRVENTREGQVLDYDKLTLTVETDGSLRPDDAVAYAARIIQDQLSIFVNFEEPQKETTTETIPELAFNPALLKKVDELELSVRSANCLKNDNIVYIGDLIQKTEAEMLRTPNFGRKSLNEIKEVLAQMGLHLGMEVTNWPPENIEELAKRYEDHY, encoded by the coding sequence ATCGTGATCCACAAGAACTGGCAAGAACTGATCAAGCCGAACAAGCTGGAAGTCTCGCCCGGCTCCGATCCGAAGCGCCTTGCGACCGTCGTTGCGGAGCCGCTGGAGCGCGGCTTCGGCCTGACGCTCGGCAATGCGCTGCGGCGTGTGCTGCTGTCTTCGCTGCAGGGAGCGGCCGTCACCGCCGTGCAGATCGACGGCGTCCTGCACGAATTTTCCTCCATCGCGGGTGTGCGGGAAGATGTCACCGACATCATCCTGAACATCAAGGAAATCGCCATCAAGATGCAGGGCGATGGCCCGAAGCGGATGGTCGTGCGCAAGCAGGGGCCTGGCGTCGTCACCGCTGGTGACATCCAGACGGTCGGCGATATCGAGGTGCTGAATCCCGAGCTGGTGATCTGCACGCTCGACGAGGGCGCCGAGATCCGCATGGAGTTCACGGTCAACACCGGCAAGGGCTACGTCCCGGCCGATCGCAACCGCCCGGAAGATGCGCCGATCGGCCTGATGGCTGTCGACAGCATCTATTCGCCGGTCAAGAAGGTGTCGTACCGCGTCGAGAACACCCGCGAGGGGCAGGTTCTTGACTATGACAAGCTGACGCTCACGGTCGAGACGGACGGATCGCTTCGCCCCGACGACGCCGTCGCCTATGCGGCGCGCATCATCCAGGACCAGCTGTCGATCTTCGTCAACTTCGAAGAGCCGCAGAAGGAGACGACGACGGAGACCATTCCGGAGCTCGCCTTCAACCCGGCGCTGCTCAAGAAGGTCGACGAGCTCGAGCTTTCGGTGCGCTCGGCGAACTGCCTGAAGAACGACAACATCGTTTATATCGGCGATTTGATCCAGAAGACCGAAGCGGAGATGCTTCGCACTCCGAACTTTGGCCGCAAGTCGCTGAACGAGATCAAGGAAGTTCTCGCCCAGATGGGTCTCCATCTCGGCATGGAGGTCACCAATTGGCCGCCGGAGAACATCGAAGAACTCGCCAAGCGCTACGAAGATCATTACTAA
- the rplQ gene encoding 50S ribosomal protein L17, whose product MRHGKSGRKFSRTASHRKAMFANMAVALITHEQITTTLPKAKDLRPIVEKLVTLGKRGDLHARRQAIAELRDVEAAKKLFETLGPRYKERQGGYTRVLKAGFRYGDNAPVAVIEFVERDVDAKGASDRARAEAAEAQGESVAA is encoded by the coding sequence ATGCGCCACGGTAAATCCGGCCGCAAGTTCAGCCGCACGGCGAGCCATCGCAAGGCGATGTTCGCCAATATGGCCGTTGCGCTGATCACCCACGAGCAGATCACTACAACGCTGCCGAAGGCGAAGGATTTGCGTCCGATCGTCGAGAAGCTCGTCACCCTTGGCAAGCGCGGCGATCTGCACGCCCGCCGTCAGGCGATTGCCGAGCTGCGCGATGTCGAAGCCGCCAAGAAGCTCTTCGAGACGCTGGGTCCGCGCTACAAGGAACGTCAGGGTGGCTACACCCGCGTCCTGAAGGCCGGCTTCCGTTATGGCGACAACGCTCCCGTCGCGGTGATCGAGTTCGTCGAGCGCGACGTCGACGCGAAGGGCGCCTCCGACCGCGCCCGCGCCGAGGCCGCCGAGGCCCAGGGCGAGAGCGTCGCGGCGTAG
- a CDS encoding DegQ family serine endoprotease has product MRLRLGLSLGFSLALSFLWLAVAADLPARAAERAVPQSEAEIGLSFAPLVKRISPAVVNVYASRVVQQRMSPFMDDPFFRRFFGGDDSGGTPRKRVQQSLGSGVIIDPSGVVVTNYHVIANADEVKVALSDKRELAADIILKDERMDLAVLRLKGGKGPYPVVGLADSDALEVGDLVLAIGDPFGVGQTVTSGIVSALARSQIGASDYQFFIQTDAAINPGNSGGALVDMKGRLVGINTAIYSRSGGSIGIGFAIPSNLVRIVVQSALTDGKVRLPWIGADFQDVTSDIADGLGIDRPYGALVTAVREDGPAAKAGLVAGDLVVKADGLDIDDPNALHYRLATRGIGVTTELTVLRGGKETNLSLALEAPPEVPLRDETEIRAQSPFTGATVVNLSPAVIVDTGYKGRRERGVLIEKVADGSIAANVGFRPGDVVVEVNGTPIDTTRVLVSVADQQADLWRLTIERDGRLIRSSIGG; this is encoded by the coding sequence ATGAGGCTGCGACTTGGGTTGTCCCTTGGGTTTTCCCTCGCGCTGTCTTTCCTCTGGCTGGCTGTTGCCGCCGATCTCCCCGCTCGCGCGGCCGAGCGCGCCGTTCCGCAGAGCGAGGCCGAAATCGGCCTTTCCTTCGCGCCGCTGGTCAAACGCATTTCGCCCGCCGTCGTCAATGTCTATGCCTCTCGGGTCGTCCAGCAGCGCATGTCGCCCTTCATGGACGATCCGTTCTTCCGCCGTTTCTTCGGCGGCGACGATTCGGGTGGCACGCCGAGAAAGCGCGTACAGCAGTCGCTCGGCTCGGGCGTGATCATAGATCCGTCAGGCGTCGTGGTGACGAACTACCACGTCATCGCCAATGCCGACGAAGTGAAGGTCGCCCTCTCCGACAAGCGGGAACTCGCCGCCGACATCATCCTGAAGGATGAGCGGATGGACCTCGCGGTGCTGCGGCTCAAGGGTGGCAAGGGGCCATATCCGGTGGTCGGGCTTGCCGATTCGGATGCGCTCGAGGTCGGCGATCTGGTGCTGGCCATCGGGGATCCCTTCGGCGTCGGCCAGACGGTTACGAGCGGCATCGTCTCGGCGCTCGCCCGCAGCCAGATCGGCGCTTCGGACTACCAGTTCTTCATCCAGACCGATGCGGCGATCAATCCCGGTAATTCCGGCGGCGCGCTGGTCGACATGAAGGGCAGACTCGTCGGCATCAACACGGCGATCTATTCGCGCTCCGGCGGGTCGATCGGCATCGGATTCGCGATCCCTTCCAATCTGGTCCGCATCGTTGTCCAGTCGGCGTTGACCGATGGCAAGGTGCGCCTGCCGTGGATTGGCGCCGATTTTCAGGACGTGACGTCCGACATTGCCGACGGGCTCGGCATTGACCGGCCCTATGGAGCGCTGGTGACGGCGGTGCGCGAGGACGGCCCGGCCGCGAAGGCTGGGCTCGTCGCCGGCGATCTCGTCGTCAAGGCCGACGGCCTCGACATCGACGATCCGAACGCGCTGCATTACCGCCTCGCAACTCGCGGCATCGGCGTCACGACGGAGCTGACCGTTCTGCGCGGCGGCAAGGAGACGAATTTGAGCCTCGCGCTGGAGGCGCCGCCGGAGGTGCCGCTGCGCGACGAGACCGAGATCCGGGCGCAATCGCCCTTCACCGGCGCCACGGTCGTCAATCTTTCGCCGGCCGTCATCGTAGATACGGGCTATAAAGGTCGACGCGAGCGCGGCGTGCTGATCGAGAAGGTCGCCGATGGTTCGATCGCGGCCAATGTCGGCTTTCGGCCCGGCGATGTGGTCGTCGAAGTGAATGGCACGCCGATCGACACGACCCGCGTCCTCGTCAGCGTTGCCGACCAGCAGGCGGATCTGTGGCGCCTGACGATCGAGCGCGACGGGCGGCTGATCCGCTCGTCGATCGGCGGCTAG
- a CDS encoding replication-associated recombination protein A: protein MANLFEAAGLERSAPRPLADRLRPARLADVVGQDHLVGESGALTRMLNSGSLGSMIFWGPPGTGKTTVARLLAGETDLHFEQISAVFTGVADLKKAFDQARARRQIGKGTLLFVDEIHRFNRAQQDSFLPVMEDGTVTLVGATTENPSFELNAALLSRARVLVFHSHDAHSIGQLLERAEATEGKTLPLDEEAREVLVRMADGDGRASLTLAEEVWRAAREGEVFDAKALQEIVQRRAPIYDKGQDGHYNLISALHKSVRGSDPDAALYYLARMFDAGEDPLYLGRRLVRMAVEDIGLADPQALVIANAAKDAYDYLGSPEGELAFAQACVYLATAPKSNAVYTAFKAATQAAKQGGSLVPPKVILNAPTKLMKGEGYGSGYRYDHDEPDAFSGQDYFPEALGRQSFYEPVERGFEREIRKRMEYWAKLRKERGGE from the coding sequence ATGGCCAATTTGTTCGAGGCGGCCGGACTGGAGCGGTCGGCGCCGCGGCCGCTCGCAGACCGGCTGCGGCCGGCTCGCCTCGCTGATGTCGTCGGGCAGGATCATCTGGTCGGCGAGAGCGGCGCGCTGACGCGCATGCTGAACTCGGGCTCTCTCGGCTCGATGATCTTCTGGGGCCCGCCGGGCACCGGCAAGACGACGGTGGCGCGGCTGCTGGCCGGCGAGACCGACCTGCATTTCGAGCAGATCTCCGCCGTCTTCACCGGCGTCGCCGATCTGAAGAAGGCGTTCGACCAGGCAAGGGCGCGGCGCCAGATCGGCAAGGGCACACTGCTCTTCGTCGATGAGATCCACCGCTTCAACCGCGCCCAGCAGGACAGCTTCCTGCCCGTGATGGAGGACGGTACCGTCACGCTGGTTGGCGCCACGACCGAAAATCCGTCCTTCGAACTGAACGCCGCGCTGCTTTCCCGCGCCCGCGTCCTCGTGTTCCATTCTCATGACGCCCACTCGATCGGGCAATTGCTGGAGCGGGCCGAGGCGACCGAAGGCAAGACGCTGCCTCTCGACGAGGAAGCGCGCGAGGTGCTGGTCCGCATGGCCGATGGCGACGGTCGCGCCTCCCTGACGCTCGCCGAAGAGGTCTGGCGTGCGGCGAGGGAAGGCGAGGTCTTCGACGCCAAGGCGCTGCAGGAGATCGTGCAGCGACGCGCCCCGATCTATGACAAGGGCCAGGACGGCCACTACAATCTGATCTCGGCATTGCATAAATCGGTGCGCGGCTCGGACCCGGACGCGGCGCTCTATTATCTGGCGCGCATGTTCGACGCCGGCGAGGACCCGCTCTATCTCGGACGGCGGCTGGTGCGGATGGCGGTCGAGGATATCGGCCTCGCCGATCCGCAGGCGCTGGTCATCGCCAATGCGGCCAAGGATGCCTATGACTATCTCGGCAGCCCGGAGGGCGAGCTCGCCTTCGCGCAGGCCTGCGTCTATCTCGCCACCGCGCCGAAATCGAACGCCGTCTACACCGCCTTCAAGGCGGCGACCCAGGCGGCCAAGCAGGGCGGCTCGCTGGTGCCGCCGAAGGTGATCCTGAACGCCCCGACCAAGCTGATGAAGGGCGAGGGCTATGGCTCGGGCTACCGCTACGACCATGACGAGCCCGACGCCTTCTCCGGCCAGGATTATTTCCCGGAGGCTCTCGGCCGGCAGAGCTTCTACGAGCCGGTCGAACGTGGCTTCGAGCGCGAGATCCGCAAGCGGATGGAGTATTGGGCGAAGCTCCGGAAGGAGCGGGGCGGGGAGTAG
- a CDS encoding YybH family protein, translating to MSHQRLAMIFTAASLFFGSLPAYADASADEAAIRERFRTWTAAFNARDAAGVCDLFAPDLIYSVPEITDGTQQTMCSNIAKIFAKTGLELRYDGPDIHEIIMKGDIAIVRLTWTLTTKTADGTDTTEEEGMDIFRRQPDGRWSIARFIAFTTRANEMLK from the coding sequence ATGTCTCACCAAAGATTGGCGATGATCTTCACCGCAGCTTCGCTGTTTTTCGGCTCCCTGCCCGCCTATGCGGACGCTTCCGCCGACGAGGCAGCGATCCGCGAGCGCTTCCGGACCTGGACGGCGGCGTTCAACGCCCGCGACGCGGCCGGCGTCTGTGATCTCTTCGCGCCGGATCTGATCTATTCCGTGCCGGAGATCACCGACGGAACGCAGCAGACCATGTGTTCCAACATCGCCAAGATCTTTGCCAAGACAGGACTGGAGCTTCGATACGACGGGCCCGACATCCACGAGATCATCATGAAAGGCGACATCGCCATCGTCCGCCTGACCTGGACGCTGACGACAAAGACGGCGGACGGAACCGACACGACCGAAGAGGAGGGCATGGACATCTTCCGCCGCCAGCCCGACGGACGCTGGTCGATCGCCAGATTCATCGCCTTCACGACGCGCGCAAACGAGATGCTGAAATAG
- a CDS encoding type II toxin-antitoxin system Phd/YefM family antitoxin, which translates to MARSTTYSALRSNLKQELDAVCADHEPLRVERKNGEAVVVVSEADFASLEETAYLLRSPENARRLISAMHGDRSTDRVFGGVDELRAKLGPGR; encoded by the coding sequence ATGGCCCGCTCGACCACTTATTCGGCCCTCCGCTCCAATCTGAAGCAGGAACTCGACGCAGTTTGCGCCGATCATGAGCCACTTCGCGTCGAGCGCAAGAATGGCGAGGCGGTGGTCGTGGTCTCGGAGGCGGATTTCGCCTCGCTCGAAGAGACGGCCTATCTTCTGCGCTCGCCGGAGAATGCGAGGCGACTGATCAGCGCGATGCATGGAGATCGCTCCACCGACCGGGTCTTCGGAGGTGTCGATGAGCTCCGCGCGAAGCTTGGTCCTGGCCGCTGA
- a CDS encoding Txe/YoeB family addiction module toxin, producing the protein MSSARSLVLAAEALDDLMWWTVTDARKPGRILKLIEEVLRTPTTGTGKPEPLKYLGGSVWSRRIDQEHRLVYAVESDSIRMLQCRYHYERP; encoded by the coding sequence ATGAGCTCCGCGCGAAGCTTGGTCCTGGCCGCTGAGGCGCTCGACGACCTGATGTGGTGGACCGTGACCGATGCGCGGAAACCCGGTCGCATCCTCAAGCTGATCGAAGAAGTGCTGCGAACGCCGACGACCGGCACCGGCAAGCCCGAACCGCTCAAATATCTCGGCGGCTCTGTCTGGTCGCGCCGGATCGATCAGGAGCACCGCCTCGTCTATGCGGTGGAGAGCGACTCGATCCGCATGCTGCAATGTCGCTATCATTATGAGCGTCCGTGA
- a CDS encoding glutathione S-transferase family protein produces the protein MFLIGQYDSPFVRRVGIALKLYGVAFEQKPWSTFADADKIAPFNPLRRVPTLVLDSGEVLIESAAILDYLDEEAGPERAMIADHGPDRRRALQICALATGLADKAVILFYEGVLHQEKSDVWVARCKTQIAEVLGVLEQDRVARTTPWWFGETIGHADIAVACALRFVRDVHPALFGDHPALLAHAERCEAMPVFAEISQAFSPPA, from the coding sequence ATGTTCCTCATCGGCCAATACGACTCCCCCTTCGTCCGCCGCGTCGGGATCGCGCTGAAGCTCTATGGCGTCGCCTTCGAGCAGAAGCCGTGGTCGACCTTTGCCGATGCCGACAAGATCGCGCCTTTCAATCCGCTGCGCCGTGTTCCAACTCTGGTTCTGGACAGCGGCGAGGTGCTGATCGAGAGCGCGGCGATCCTTGATTATCTCGACGAGGAGGCCGGTCCCGAGCGTGCGATGATCGCCGATCATGGTCCCGATCGGCGCCGGGCGCTGCAAATCTGCGCGTTGGCGACGGGTCTCGCCGACAAGGCGGTGATCCTGTTCTATGAGGGCGTGCTGCACCAGGAGAAGTCCGACGTCTGGGTCGCGCGCTGCAAGACGCAGATCGCCGAGGTGTTGGGCGTTCTGGAGCAGGATCGCGTCGCCCGCACCACACCTTGGTGGTTCGGCGAGACCATCGGTCACGCCGATATCGCGGTCGCCTGCGCGCTTCGCTTCGTGCGCGACGTGCATCCGGCGCTGTTCGGCGATCATCCGGCGCTGCTAGCCCATGCCGAGCGCTGCGAGGCGATGCCCGTCTTCGCCGAGATTTCGCAGGCCTTCAGCCCACCGGCCTGA
- a CDS encoding DHA2 family efflux MFS transporter permease subunit — translation MDGAVSDRQAGGNSTAGAPPPADPARQHSNPWPIVAITCIGAAMGQFDASVVQLALPDLAVVFQTRETLASWVALAYVLAFAAALPIFGRLCEMFGRKRLYLAGILIFVAASALCGMATSLPELIAFRILQGIGGASLGANSIVILNHAAGKERRARAMGYFSAAQAVGVSLGPIAGGLLLSAFGWQAIFWVTVPIGLIGAVAGWLILPNDTERDPRPFDWQGALLLGPSIVSLVLVLNHLADWGLASLPALGFGIGGIVLLALFIVREKRTASPLIDLGIFASKPFSLGVLAVLLAFALLYGMFYLMSYAAIRGLDEPPERAGLRLSAIPIALGIAAPFAGALVKRFGTATLALFGMALAAIALLTLSLVALEATPSRMIGMAALAVFGAGLGFFMAPNNSATMGAAPPAFAGEAGALINLARMLGVSLGVASSASMLHWRTEVIAGATNTDVYFYGHPMLGAVETSFGLLFILALIAAIATWWRRRLEPQT, via the coding sequence ATGGACGGGGCAGTATCGGATAGGCAGGCGGGCGGAAATTCGACGGCCGGGGCGCCACCGCCAGCCGACCCGGCGCGGCAGCACTCCAATCCCTGGCCGATCGTCGCCATCACCTGCATCGGCGCCGCGATGGGCCAGTTCGATGCCAGCGTCGTCCAGCTGGCCCTTCCCGATCTTGCGGTCGTCTTCCAGACCCGCGAGACATTGGCGAGCTGGGTGGCGCTCGCCTATGTGCTCGCCTTCGCGGCCGCGCTGCCCATCTTCGGCCGGCTCTGCGAGATGTTCGGCCGCAAGAGGCTCTATCTCGCCGGCATATTGATCTTCGTCGCCGCCTCGGCGCTTTGCGGCATGGCGACCAGCCTGCCGGAACTCATCGCCTTTCGCATTCTGCAGGGCATTGGCGGCGCCAGCCTCGGCGCCAATTCGATCGTGATTCTCAACCACGCGGCCGGCAAGGAACGACGCGCCCGCGCCATGGGCTATTTCTCCGCCGCGCAGGCCGTCGGCGTCAGCCTCGGGCCGATCGCCGGCGGCCTGCTGCTCAGCGCGTTCGGCTGGCAGGCGATCTTCTGGGTCACCGTCCCGATCGGCCTCATCGGAGCCGTGGCGGGCTGGCTCATCTTGCCGAATGACACAGAGCGCGATCCGCGTCCATTCGACTGGCAGGGCGCGCTGCTGCTCGGCCCGTCGATCGTCAGCCTGGTGCTGGTCCTCAACCATCTCGCCGACTGGGGCCTCGCCTCGCTGCCGGCGCTTGGCTTCGGGATCGGCGGCATCGTCCTGCTGGCGCTGTTCATCGTGCGCGAGAAACGGACGGCTTCGCCGCTGATCGATCTCGGCATCTTCGCGTCAAAGCCGTTCTCGCTCGGCGTCCTCGCCGTGCTGCTCGCCTTCGCGCTGCTTTACGGCATGTTCTACCTGATGTCCTATGCGGCGATTCGAGGACTGGATGAACCACCGGAGCGCGCCGGCCTGCGTCTCTCCGCCATCCCGATCGCGCTCGGTATCGCCGCACCGTTCGCGGGCGCTCTGGTCAAGCGCTTCGGAACCGCGACGCTGGCCCTCTTCGGTATGGCGCTGGCGGCGATCGCGCTGCTCACCCTCTCTCTGGTGGCGCTGGAAGCGACGCCCTCGCGCATGATCGGCATGGCCGCGCTCGCGGTCTTCGGCGCCGGGCTCGGCTTCTTCATGGCGCCAAACAACAGCGCCACCATGGGGGCGGCGCCACCGGCCTTTGCCGGCGAGGCCGGCGCGCTGATCAACCTTGCCCGGATGCTGGGCGTCAGCCTCGGCGTTGCCAGTTCAGCCTCGATGCTGCATTGGCGCACGGAGGTCATAGCAGGGGCGACGAATACCGACGTCTATTTCTACGGTCACCCGATGCTGGGCGCCGTCGAGACGAGCTTTGGCCTGCTCTTCATCCTGGCGCTGATCGCGGCGATCGCGACGTGGTGGCGCCGCCGCCTCGAACCGCAGACCTGA